Proteins encoded in a region of the Streptomyces akebiae genome:
- the rsfS gene encoding ribosome silencing factor, whose amino-acid sequence MTATDRSLELIHTAAQAAADKLAHDVIAYDVSDVLSITDAFLLASAPNDRQVKSIVDEIEERLNKELGAKPVRREGDREARWVLLDYVDIVVHVQHSEERVFYALERLWKDCPELELPADAKATRGKGEEHAKLRAAEEEAELGGELR is encoded by the coding sequence GTGACCGCCACAGACCGCTCCCTCGAGCTCATCCACACCGCCGCACAGGCGGCCGCCGACAAGCTCGCGCACGACGTCATCGCGTACGACGTCAGCGATGTGCTGTCCATCACGGACGCCTTCCTGCTCGCCTCCGCGCCCAACGACCGCCAGGTCAAGTCGATCGTCGACGAGATCGAGGAGCGGCTGAACAAGGAACTCGGCGCCAAGCCGGTCCGCCGCGAGGGCGACCGCGAGGCCCGCTGGGTGCTGCTCGACTACGTCGACATCGTCGTGCACGTCCAGCACAGCGAGGAGCGGGTCTTCTACGCCCTGGAGCGGCTCTGGAAGGACTGCCCCGAGCTGGAGCTGCCCGCCGACGCCAAGGCCACCCGCGGCAAGGGCGAGGAGCACGCCAAGCTGCGGGCAGCCGAGGAGGAGGCCGAGCTGGGCGGGGAGCTGCGGTGA
- a CDS encoding histidine phosphatase family protein: MTGGTDAADRKGRGRRLILWRHGQTSWNVERRFQGTTDVELTETGLGQARRAARLLASLRPDAIVASDLVRAANTAAELAALTALEVSHDEGLRETYAGVWQGLTHDEIIARYGDEYAAWKRGEPVRRGGGELETEVADRAAPVVLRHADKLPENGTLVVVSHGGTIRTTIGRLLGLDPHHWESLGGLSNCCWSVLGEGARGWRLLEHNAGTLPEPVLGDDD, encoded by the coding sequence GTGACGGGCGGCACCGACGCGGCGGACCGCAAGGGCCGGGGCCGCCGCCTGATCCTGTGGCGGCACGGCCAGACCTCGTGGAACGTGGAGCGCCGCTTCCAGGGCACCACGGACGTCGAGCTGACCGAGACCGGCCTCGGCCAGGCCCGTCGCGCCGCCCGGCTGCTGGCCTCCCTCAGGCCCGACGCGATCGTCGCCTCCGACCTCGTGCGCGCCGCGAACACGGCCGCCGAGCTGGCCGCGCTCACCGCTCTCGAGGTCAGCCACGACGAGGGGCTGCGCGAGACCTACGCCGGCGTCTGGCAGGGCCTCACGCACGACGAGATCATCGCCCGGTACGGCGACGAGTACGCCGCGTGGAAGCGGGGCGAGCCGGTCCGCAGGGGCGGCGGCGAGCTGGAGACCGAGGTCGCCGACCGCGCGGCCCCCGTGGTGCTCCGGCACGCCGACAAGCTCCCGGAGAACGGCACCCTGGTGGTGGTCAGCCACGGCGGCACCATCCGCACCACCATCGGACGCCTCCTCGGCCTGGACCCCCACCACTGGGAGAGCCTCGGCGGCCTGTCCAACTGCTGCTGGTCCGTCCTCGGCGAGGGTGCCCGTGGCTGGCGGCTCCTGGAGCACAACGCGGGCACGCTCCCCGAGCCGGTGCTCGGCGACGACGACTGA